Proteins from a genomic interval of Schistocerca serialis cubense isolate TAMUIC-IGC-003099 chromosome 11, iqSchSeri2.2, whole genome shotgun sequence:
- the LOC126427059 gene encoding putative sodium-dependent multivitamin transporter, whose protein sequence is MRAQETPHCLRQLMPLYVVDTMSGMPGLPGLFVAGIFSGSLSTVSSAVNSLAAVTLEDYFKPLYVRYRGHPLGESRSPLVGKLLALVFGLLFLGLAFMAQFLGGVLQASLTIFGAVGGPVLGFFSLGMFLPHANEPGAITGLATGLTFSMWVGFGVPRPDAVRLPTRTDGCDFNITATPPPPTQDPSEYFYLYRVSYLWVVVLGSLLTLVVGAVASWVAGVTCEGDHSVPPPDHDLFVPPVRRALLARRGHRGSNSLQLTRVVGDLSNGVGPAADTKTQE, encoded by the exons CTGATGCCGTTGTATGTGGTGGACACAATGAGCGGCATGCCGGGCTTGCCGGGCCTCTTCGTCGCTGGCATCTTCAGTGGTTCCCTGAGCACTGTCTCGTCGGCCGTCAACTCGCTGGCTGCCGTCACATTGGAGGATTACTTTAAG CCACTGTACGTGCGGTACCGGGGCCACCCGCTGGGGGAGTCGCGGTCGCCGCTTGTGGGGAAGCTGCTGGCACTGGTGTTCGGACTGCTGTTTCTGGGACTGGCTTTCATGGCGCAGTTCCTCGGTGGCGTGCTGCAGGCCAGCCTCACGATATTCGGCGCCGTCGGTGGACCCGTGCTCGGCTTCTTCTCGCTCGGCATGTTCCTGCCCCACGCCAATGAGCCG GGAGCCATAACGGGCCTTGCCACGGGGCTCACCTTCTCCATGTGGGTCGGCTTCGGCGTCCCCCGGCCGGACGCAGTAAGGCTGCCCACGAGGACGGATGGCTGCGACTTCAACATAACGGCCACACCGCCGCCGCCCACCCAGGACCCAAG CGAGTACTTCTACCTGTACCGCGTGTCGTACCTGTGGGTTGTCGTGCTGGGATCCCTGCTGACACTCGTCGTGGGCGCCGTCGCATCGTGGGTGGCGGGCGTCACCTGCGAGGGGGACCACAGCGTGCCGCCGCCAGATCACGACCTCTTCGTGCCGCCAGTCCGGAGGGCGCTGCTCGCGAGGAGAGGGCACAGG GGCTCCAACTCGCTGCAGCTGACACGTGTGGTCGGTGACCTGTCCAATGGTGTGGGACCAGCTGCAGACACCAAAACCCAGGAGTAG